One Symphalangus syndactylus isolate Jambi chromosome 20, NHGRI_mSymSyn1-v2.1_pri, whole genome shotgun sequence DNA segment encodes these proteins:
- the NME2 gene encoding nucleoside diphosphate kinase B isoform X1 has protein sequence MANLERTFIAIKPDGVQRGLVGEIIKRFEQKGFRLVAMKFLRASEEHLKQHYVDLKDRPFFPGLVKYMNSGPVVAMVWEGLNVVKTGRVMLGETNPADSKPGTIRGDFCIQVGRNIIHGSDSVKSAEKEISLWFKPEELVDYKSCAHDWVYE, from the exons ATGGCCAACCTCGAGCGCACCTTCATCGCCATCAAGCCGGACGGCGTGCAGCGCGGCCTGGTGGGCGAGATCATCAAGCGCTTCGAGCAGAAGGGGTTCCGCCTCGTGGCCATGAAGTTCCTCCGG GCCTCTGAAGAACACCTGAAGCAGCACTACGTTGACCTGAAAGACCGCCCATTCTTCCCTGGGCTGGTGAAGTACATGAACTCAGGGCCGGTCGTGGCCATG GTCTGGGAGGGGCTGAACGTGGTGAAGACAGGCCGAGTGATGCTTGGGGAGACCAATCCAGCAGATTCTAAGCCAGGCACCATTCGTGGGGACTTCTGCATTCAGGTTGGCAG gaACATCATTCATGGCAGTGATTCAGTAAAAagtgctgaaaaagaaatcagcctATGGTTTAAGCCTGAAGAACTGGTTGACTACAAGTCTTGTGCTCATGACTGGGTCTATGAATAA
- the NME1 gene encoding nucleoside diphosphate kinase A isoform X1 yields the protein MANCERTFIAIKPDGVQRGLVGEIIKRFEQKGFRLVGLKFMQASEDLLKEHYVDLKDRPFFAGLVKYMHSGPVVAMEHYTWQ from the exons ATGGCCAACTGTGAGCGTACCTTCATTGCAATCAAACCAGATGGGGTCCAGCGGGGTCTTGTGGGAGAGATTATCAAGCGTTTTGAGCAGAAAGGATTCCGCCTTGTTGGTCTGAAATTCATGCAA GCTTCTGAAGATCTTCTCAAGGAACACTACGTTGACCTGAAGGATCGTCCATTCTTTGCCGGCCTGGTGAAATACATGCACTCAGGGCCGGTAGTTGCCATG GAACATTATACATGGCAGTGA
- the NME1 gene encoding nucleoside diphosphate kinase A isoform X2 — MANCERTFIAIKPDGVQRGLVGEIIKRFEQKGFRLVGLKFMQASEDLLKEHYVDLKDRPFFAGLVKYMHSGPVVAMVWEGLNVVKTGRVMLGETNPADSKPGTIRGDFCIQVGRNIIHGSDSVESAEKEISLWFHPEELVDYMSCAQNWIYE; from the exons ATGGCCAACTGTGAGCGTACCTTCATTGCAATCAAACCAGATGGGGTCCAGCGGGGTCTTGTGGGAGAGATTATCAAGCGTTTTGAGCAGAAAGGATTCCGCCTTGTTGGTCTGAAATTCATGCAA GCTTCTGAAGATCTTCTCAAGGAACACTACGTTGACCTGAAGGATCGTCCATTCTTTGCCGGCCTGGTGAAATACATGCACTCAGGGCCGGTAGTTGCCATG GTCTGGGAGGGGCTGAATGTGGTGAAGACAGGCCGAGTCATGCTCGGGGAGACCAACCCTGCAGACTCCAAGCCTGGGACCATCCGTGGAGACTTCTGCATACAAGTTGGCAG GAACATTATACATGGCAGTGATTCCGTGGAGAGTGCAGAGAAGGAGATCAGCCTGTGGTTTCACCCTGAGGAACTGGTAGATTACATGAGCTGTGCTCAGAACTGGATCTATGAATGA
- the NME2 gene encoding nucleoside diphosphate kinase B isoform X2: MANLERTFIAIKPDGVQRGLVGEIIKRFEQKGFRLVAMKFLRASEEHLKQHYVDLKDRPFFPGLVKYMNSGPVVAMEHHSWQ, from the exons ATGGCCAACCTCGAGCGCACCTTCATCGCCATCAAGCCGGACGGCGTGCAGCGCGGCCTGGTGGGCGAGATCATCAAGCGCTTCGAGCAGAAGGGGTTCCGCCTCGTGGCCATGAAGTTCCTCCGG GCCTCTGAAGAACACCTGAAGCAGCACTACGTTGACCTGAAAGACCGCCCATTCTTCCCTGGGCTGGTGAAGTACATGAACTCAGGGCCGGTCGTGGCCATG gaACATCATTCATGGCAGTGA